A single window of Leopardus geoffroyi isolate Oge1 chromosome D4, O.geoffroyi_Oge1_pat1.0, whole genome shotgun sequence DNA harbors:
- the CHMP5 gene encoding charged multivesicular body protein 5, whose product MNRFFGKAKPKAPPPSLTDCIGTVDSRAESIDKKISRLDAELVKYKDQIKKMREGPAKNMVKQKALRVLKQKRMYEQQRDNLAQQSFNMEQANYTIQSLKDTKTTVDAMKLGVKEMKKAYKQVKIDQIEDLQDQLEDMMEDASEIQEALSRSYGTPELDEDDLEAELDALGDELLADEDSSYLDEAASAPAIPEGVPTDTKNKDGVLVDEFGLPQIPAS is encoded by the exons ATGAACCGATTCTTCGGAAAAGCGAAACCCAAGGCTCCGCCGCCCAGCCTGACTGACTGCATTGGCACG GTGGACAGCAGGGCAGAATCTATTGACAAGAAGATTTCTCGACTGGATGCTGAGCTAGTGAAGTATAAGGATCAGATCAAGAAGATGAGAGAGGGTCCTGCCAAG aaTATGGTCAAACAGAAAGCCTTGAGGGTTTTAAAGCAAAAGCGGAT GTATGAGCAGCAGCGGGACAATCTCGCCCAACAGTCATTTAACATGGAACAAGCCAATTACACCATCCAGTCATTGAAGGACACCAAGACCACG GTTGATGCTATGAAACTGGGagtaaaggaaatgaagaaagcatACAAGCAAGTGAAAATTGACCAGATTGAG GATTTACAAGACCAGCTAGAAGATATGATGGAAGATGCCagtgaaatccaagaagcactgAGCCGTAGTTATGGCACCCCAGAATTAGATGAAGATGACCTGGAAGCAG AGTTGGATGCACTAGGTGACGAGCTTCTGGCTGATGAAGACAGTTCTTACTTGGATGAAGCGGCATCTGCACCTGCAATTCCAGAAGGTGTTCCCACTGACACAAAGAATAAG GATGGAGTCCTGGTGGATGAATTTGGATTACCACAGATCCCTGCTTCATAG